In Spirochaetota bacterium, the sequence AATGTGTACTATCTCTGATTTGAATATATCAGCGAGTTGATATATTTCAGCCCTTTTAGTCGGTGTGGCGTGTACTTTAATTAGAGCAAGTTCTCTTTGAATTGATGAGAGTTGTGTATGATCTGTTATCTTGATTACATCAATAAGTTTATTCAACTGTTTCTTTACCTGCTCGATTATCCTGTCGTCTCCATTGACAACAATAGTCATAACGGATATATCCTTTTTTTCCGTTTCGCTGACAGCTAAGGAGTCGATATTGTAACCTCTAGCTGAGAATAGGCCGGCTACTCTCGCTAGAACCCCGGATTTATTCTCTACTTGCACTGATATAACATGCCTCATGCCAATTCCCTCATAATTGTATCTTTTACAGATTTTCCACCAGGAATCATCGGATAAACATTTTCTTCTTTAGAAATATGAAAATCGAGAAGAATCGGTTTATCCTTTATGCTCAATGCTTGCTCTATAGCCTGTTCAACATCCTCTTTTTGATCAACTCTAATCCCAACAGCGCCATAGGCTTCTGCTATTTTGATAAAATCAGGGCTGAACTCCAGAGATGTATGAGAGTATCTTTTTTTATAAAAGAGCTGCTGCCATTGTCTAACCATCCCTAGGTAGCCATTATTCAGTATTGCAATTATTATAGGGAGTTTATGTTGAACAGCTACGATTAGCTCCTGTATATTCATTTGAATTGAGCCATCGCCAGCAATGTCTATAACTCTTTTATCTGGTCTCGCTAATTGAGCGCCAATCGAGGCAGGAAATCCATATCCCATTGTACCCAAACCGCCAGATGATAAGAAGGATCTAGGTTCAGAGTATTTATAAAACTGTGCTGCCCACATCTGATTTTGTCCAACCTCAGTGCAGATAATGGCCTTTCCTTGTGTTAACTCATATATCTTTTCGATAACATATTGTGGTTTGATCGTCTTTGTTGTATTATCATAGGTTAAGGGATGTCCATCTTTCATCTTTTCAACCCTGCTGATCCACTCCTCAATGCTTGGGGCATTTACAATCTTATTTATCTGTGTTAAAACATTCTTGCAATTGCCAATAATGGGAATGTCAACCTCAACATTTTTGCTAACAGATGCAGGATCAATATCAATATG encodes:
- the ilvN gene encoding acetolactate synthase small subunit — encoded protein: MRHVISVQVENKSGVLARVAGLFSARGYNIDSLAVSETEKKDISVMTIVVNGDDRIIEQVKKQLNKLIDVIKITDHTQLSSIQRELALIKVHATPTKRAEIYQLADIFKSEIVHISPNSITLEVSGDTEKIDNFIELLKPYPIKELIRSGRISFLKE